Sequence from the Candidatus Atribacteria bacterium ADurb.Bin276 genome:
AGTAAAACCTTGATCTTCGAGTCGTTGGATGAGGGCGATAATGTCTTGAATATGCTCAGTCGCCCGGGGGGAAACGGTTGGTTGATTGATGCCTAATCTTTCGGCATCAATCAAATATTGTTCAATATAATTAGCCGCTATTTCTTCGGGTTGAAGACCCTTTTCCTTGGCTCGATTGATTATTTTATCATCAACATCGGTAAAATTTTGTACAAAGTTAACTTCATAGCCTACCTGTTCAAAAAACCGTCGCAAACAATCAAATATTACAAATACTCTGGCATTTCCAATATGAATTAAGTCATAAACGGTGGGTCCGCATGCATAAAAACCAATTTTTCCTTTATTCTGTGGAACAAACAATTCTTTTTTTTGGGTTAGTGTATTATAGAGGTAGATATCCAATCTCGTTCCCTTTCCTGTTTTTCATTATAAAATAATACCTATCATAGATTCTGCCATAAGGAATATAATTATTTGGCTTTTTCCATTATAGATAATCATGCCACTTGGTAGCACCAGATGAAGATGAAACCCAAGATTCGACATGCCATGGCAGGTCGCTACATTAATTGGGCGCAATAAATTGCGCCCCTACATTTTATATTCTTGGGTAGGGGCTTGATTTATCATGCCCTTAGGTTTTTGAATGAAGTTAAATTTATTCTTTGCCGAGTAAAACCTACTCAATCACCTCAATAGTCACATCATCGACACCAGATTGGTGGATCCCAATGGCTTTCGCTGCAGCCAATGATAGGTCGATTTCTCGATTTTTACTTCTCGGTCCTCGATCGTTTACTCTTACAACAACCTTTTTGCCATTATCAGGATTCGAAACCAAAAGAATCGAGCCAATCGGGAGGGTTCGATGAGCTGCCGTAAAAGCATAAGGATTAAATACCTCTTCGCATGCCGTTGTTCTTCCGGAGAATCTTGGCCCATACCAAGAAGCTAAGCCAATAATTTTATTGACTACTCGTCCTTCGTATCCATCATATAAACGATAAAATTCCATTTGGATCTGATTTAACCAGAGCAGAGCAAGGTCTAACATTTCGGAGTTATTTAGAGAGGCATCGCTTGGGTAAACCGAAAAAAGAAGCTTTTGATTACAATAAGCTATCACCTGTTTTGATTCGGGTGCTACATAAAAATTAATGGCACCCGACGGAGGATGTGTAAACAAATCCGACAATCGCTTATAAATTTTTTCGGTTCTTTCATCAATCGAAGAATAATCACCGGAATGTCGAATCCGCATAACTCTCCTTCCACTAATAAAAATTGTTCCTGAATTTCGATTTACCAATCGATCCGGTATGGATTTGTTTGCATAAGTTAAATTGGAAAAAATAAAAACCACCAGGGACAAAATAAGGGTTACCGACATCCCTTTTATACATTTTTCCAAATAAGACATATGGATAGGCATGCAATGCCTTCCCCCTTTCCTAAACTTCCAAGTCTTTCGTTGGTCGTCGCCTTAAGGCCGATCGACTGAATATCTACCCCAGTCACTCGGGATAAGTTTTGTTTCATTTCCATAACATAAGGCATGACCCGGGGAAATTCAGCAATCAGGGTACAATCAAAATTAATGATATCCAACCCCTCGCCCCGGATTTTTTGAGTTATTTCTTCCAACAATAAAAGACTATAAGCATTAAGGAAACGCTCATCTTGATTGGGAAACCAATAACCGATATCTGGTAATGACGCTGCTCCCAGCAAAGAATCCATTAACGCATGGCAAACCACATCCCCATCGGAATGGCCGGATAAACCAAGATGATAGGGTACGGTAACACCACCTAAAACTAATTTCTTCCCTTCAACAAAAGGATGAATATCATATCCTAAACCCACCCTAAAGCCGGTCAGGATTTTATCCATCTTAAATTCTCCTCAGCTCGCATAAAATCCTGGGGGGTAGTTATTTTATAATTCTCTTCAGAACCCAATACCAAGTAAACCGGAATCCCTATCCGCTCAACCATGGCTGAATCATCTGTCGCATAAAAACCGTCAACCTTGGCTTTTTGGATGGCTTCCCAAATGATAGAAATCTTAAAAGATTGAGGGGTCTGGGCTCTCCAAACCACCGAACGATCTAAAGTTGAATCAATATAATTGTTATTTTTACTTATTTTTAAGGTATCAACCGAAGGAATAGCGCAGCAAACTGCACCATATTTCATAACCCCTTCTACTGAGCGCATGAGTATCTCTTCACTCACCAAAGGTCGAACCCCATCATGGATTAAAACATAATCATCAGGGCGGTTAAAAATTAACTCTAATCCAGCATAAACCGAATCTTGCCTGGTACCCCCACCAAAAACATAATGTAAAACCTTTTTGGTTTGAATATGATTGAGAATCTGTTCCTGGAACTGCTTCTCATGATTTTCGTTAATGACTACAATTATTTCATCTATTAAGGGTGATTTCTCAAATGCATCAATGGTATATGCCAACACCGGTTTCCCTAAAACCGGTAAAAATTGCTTGGGAATAATTGAGTTCATTCTTTCTCCAGTTCCGGCAGCAACGATCAGCGCTATGAACAAACAATATCACCTCATAGTCCAGGATAATGAACTTCTCTATTTTACATTTTTCCTCTCGGTTTGGCAAAAATCATCCTCCCTGCTGGAGTTTGTAAAACGCTGGTAACAATAGTATCAATTACAACATTGATGTATTTTTTCCCGCCTTCAACCACTACCATGGTTCCATCGTCAAGATACCCCACTCCTTGATCGGATTCTTTCCCCTCTCGAATGATTTGTACTCTCAGTTCCTCTCCAGGCAATACATAGGGCTTTAATGAGTTGGCGAGCTCATTGATATTAAGAACTTCAACTCCTTCTAACTCAGCAATTTTATTCAAATTATAATCATTGGTTATGACTTTGGCTCCCATTACTTTGGCCATCTTGATTAACTTGGCATCAACATCCCGTATCTCGATAAAATCTCTCTCTACAATACGAATATTAACCTTTTTTTCTTTTCTCATTTTATTTAAAATATCCAAACCTCGCCGACCTCGACTTCTTTTCAAGGGATCTTGAGAATCGGCAACCTGCTGCAATTCTTTTAAAACAAATCGAGGGATGATCATGTCACCTTCAACAAAACCAGTTTTACAAATATCTGCAATTCGTCCATCGACAATCGAACTGGTATCCAATATCTTAGCTATATTGTTTTGCCCCCGTAAAAGTTTCATTTTGGGAATTCCGGTGAAAATCATAATAATATCTTCTTTGCGAATTATTGCTAAAGCCAAACCAATAATCCCACAGCCTAAAGTCACCAATAAAGGCAGAGTAGTAATTTTAATATAAAGAAAGGAAAGGGGGTAAGTTAAAAGAGCTCCGATCACTAAACCAACTATCAATCCCCCTAAAGCAACTAAAATATCAATAGCAGACAAGCGATTTATTGCCAGAGACAACTTATTCCACTTCTCAAGGAAAAAAAATCCGGCATATTTCTGGATAAAATAGGTAATAATACTAAAAGTACCGGTTATGAGAATAATTACAAGCCAAGAATAACTATTTAGTGAAGTTTGTAGGGATCGGGATATTAAAGTACTCAGGATAAAGACAATAATAATCGAAACGATATACCCCCACTTACCACCACTCGTCATGTCATATCTCCTCCTAACAGAATGGATAATAAGTTCAATATTGGTATTTCAATATTAGAGTAGTTCCCTCCTTTCTGTCATAAGTTAAAAGAAAAAAAATATCTTGCGGTTATAATTGCCCTTTTTAAAACCGCTTTTCGATAAAAATTAAATTAAGATTTGAATTCACTTTTATAGTTTTATGAAAATAATTATAACACTCCAACCATGCTATCCAAAATACTCCTTTTCTTGGCTCTGCTTCCAAAAATTTCAAACTCGATCATATTTTATTTTACTGGACTAAATCTTCTTTTTGCACTGCCTCATAAAGGGTTTGATAGCCAATAATTTTCAAGCCTTTTAACTTTTTCTTGGCACTACTCTGGAGATGATATTGAGAGGTCACCACCCGGCTAA
This genomic interval carries:
- the ispD gene encoding 2-C-methyl-D-erythritol 4-phosphate cytidylyltransferase — its product is MFIALIVAAGTGERMNSIIPKQFLPVLGKPVLAYTIDAFEKSPLIDEIIVVINENHEKQFQEQILNHIQTKKVLHYVFGGGTRQDSVYAGLELIFNRPDDYVLIHDGVRPLVSEEILMRSVEGVMKYGAVCCAIPSVDTLKISKNNNYIDSTLDRSVVWRAQTPQSFKISIIWEAIQKAKVDGFYATDDSAMVERIGIPVYLVLGSEENYKITTPQDFMRAEENLRWIKS
- the ispF gene encoding 2-C-methyl-D-erythritol 2,4-cyclodiphosphate synthase, whose protein sequence is MDKILTGFRVGLGYDIHPFVEGKKLVLGGVTVPYHLGLSGHSDGDVVCHALMDSLLGAASLPDIGYWFPNQDERFLNAYSLLLLEEITQKIRGEGLDIINFDCTLIAEFPRVMPYVMEMKQNLSRVTGVDIQSIGLKATTNERLGSLGKGEGIACLSICLIWKNV
- a CDS encoding putative PIN and TRAM-domain containing protein precursor — protein: MTSGGKWGYIVSIIIVFILSTLISRSLQTSLNSYSWLVIILITGTFSIITYFIQKYAGFFFLEKWNKLSLAINRLSAIDILVALGGLIVGLVIGALLTYPLSFLYIKITTLPLLVTLGCGIIGLALAIIRKEDIIMIFTGIPKMKLLRGQNNIAKILDTSSIVDGRIADICKTGFVEGDMIIPRFVLKELQQVADSQDPLKRSRGRRGLDILNKMRKEKKVNIRIVERDFIEIRDVDAKLIKMAKVMGAKVITNDYNLNKIAELEGVEVLNINELANSLKPYVLPGEELRVQIIREGKESDQGVGYLDDGTMVVVEGGKKYINVVIDTIVTSVLQTPAGRMIFAKPRGKM
- a CDS encoding RlpA-like protein precursor, producing the protein MPIHMSYLEKCIKGMSVTLILSLVVFIFSNLTYANKSIPDRLVNRNSGTIFISGRRVMRIRHSGDYSSIDERTEKIYKRLSDLFTHPPSGAINFYVAPESKQVIAYCNQKLLFSVYPSDASLNNSEMLDLALLWLNQIQMEFYRLYDGYEGRVVNKIIGLASWYGPRFSGRTTACEEVFNPYAFTAAHRTLPIGSILLVSNPDNGKKVVVRVNDRGPRSKNREIDLSLAAAKAIGIHQSGVDDVTIEVIE